A stretch of the Xiphophorus couchianus chromosome 15, X_couchianus-1.0, whole genome shotgun sequence genome encodes the following:
- the mrps18a gene encoding large ribosomal subunit protein mL66, whose protein sequence is MAARSTLRSIWTSFAGLKQSFTGTSVNSLRRVNVPQISAVAMQTRGIRQVVEKKDGKTTTIEGQIIEVPAGPPPPNPTAKCPIYRWNLQHKYNYTDVLLLSQFIRSDGGMLPRRITGLCLEEHRKIAICVQMAHRAGLLPDHKPKLPEGHVPKRPKPQLNRYLTRWSIDSVKPIYKSGLKWCKKRMDVGHPALKNNVRYGVKPLYIKH, encoded by the exons ATGGCGGCCCGCAGTACGCTAAGGTCTATTTGGACCTCATTTGCAGGTTTAAAACAGAGTTTCACGGGGACCAGCGTTAATTCCCTCCGCAGGGTTAATGTTCCCCAGATATCTGCTGTGGCCATGCAGACCAGAGGAATTCGTCAAG TGGTggagaaaaaagatggcaaaacAACAACG aTTGAGGGACAAATCATAGAAGTACCAGCAGGACCACCACCTCCAAATCCCACAGCCAAGTGTCCTATCTATAGATGGAACCTGCAACACAAATACAACTACACT GACGTCTTATTGCTCAGTCAGTTCATCAGGTCAGATGGAGGGATGCTGCCCAGACGAATCACCGGTCTTTGTTTGGAGGAGCATCGCAAGATTGCCATCTGTGTGCAGATGGCGCACAGAGCAG GTCTGCTGCCTGACCACAAACCCAAACTTCCAGAGGGTCACGTCCCAAAGAGACCCAAACCCCAACTGAACAG ATACTTGACTCGCTGGTCCATTGATTCGGTGAAACCCATCTATAAGAGTGGACTGAAGTGGTGCAAGAAGCGCATGGATGTAGGTCACCCGGCACTGAAGAACAACGTGCGGTACGGTGTGAAGCCGCTGTACATAAAGCACTGA